The genomic interval tgaaaCGGGGGGCAAAAAGCATCAGACAGCACATGAAATGATTGCACTGAATATTTAAACGttacaaacaaataatcacaaGTTGACGGTAATTTGTTTCATGTGGAAATATGCTCTGTATTGTCAGGACAGGTTGAATGTGGGTTTGGCttttttgtgagtttttgttttatgactATAATTCAGAGTGACCTGACTCAAGAATGCCACAACACATCAGCAAACGAATAATAAACAAATGGTCATCGTTGCCTAACACACAGTGCACTTGTTCTTAGGTCTTTGTAtcaagtttctctttttgtccaaGTGTGAATAATAACATGTGATTTCAACTGAAAACCTTTGACAACTCTACCGTATGGGCAATCCAGAGAACATAACTGACGGAGATGGCCCACTGTACATGGGCCTGTCATGAATGGTGGTTCCATCAAATATATGATTGTGGTCTTTATGATGTTTCTAATCTTCCCAATGAAGGTAAAAAGGGtaacttccgggaactatctgaagtctgcattttggacttccgttgtcgcgactctcattagacggctctggtTTGCACACGCGCGTGAGCCAATGAGGTAACGGTGATGCACCCGGAAGTACAACGGCAATGGTAAACACAGCCGAGGCAACTGCTTGAAGATGGTGTACGTGTCCAACGGTCAGTGGTTTGTCCTCTGTTTTCATcaattttctctttaaaatgttctatGTAACTTTTTAAAGATAGTCTTGGACAGTTTATGTTAAAACACGCCACTCCAGCAGGCAGTAATGTACGCAGACCGTTTTTATTATGTTAGCTCGCCTAGCCCCGCTGGATCTGCGTAGCAGGAAGAAGCGAGTGCTTGTAGTGTTTCTTCGCTACATGAATCACTGCCGAGGGCTTTAGTTCATTCGAGGGACTGCGTTGAACATCAAGCCGTGTCAACACGTTGTATTTCGGCCGGTATGCCTCGAGTTTGAGCCCCAATAGCCGTTAGCTTGCGTGTACCAGTTTACGAGAGTACTGGTCAAATGAAGAGGGTTGTGTGAACACAGTTGGTTTTACACGAACAAGAACAAGCTTCTCAGATCAATGCTGCcttatccctccctctctcaggtCAGGTCCTGGACAGCAGGTCCCAGTCACCGTGGGGACTGTCTTTACTGGTCGATCTCTTCTGGGGAGCAGTGGAGTTTATCGGCCTGTTGTAAGTCCgccacacaaacatttcaccaAGTAAACCCCAACAAGCCACCGTATGTACTACGGTGGACGAGTGGCCTTTGTAAATAATGTATCTAACGTTTTAGAAAGTGTAAATAAGACATTATTAATAAGTCATAAATGCCCATGTCCTTCTTTCACCACTTCATCTTCTTTGACCTCCACCAGTTTCAAGACGATGATTCACCCGGACCTGACAAAGGACGGAAAGAGTGGTTCGTCGAGCTTCACTGATGGCAGAGGGTAGGTTCCTGTGACAGTCATTTCTCTACTGACAGACACCTTGAAGGTGACATGCTCCACGTGTCCCTCTGACCTTAATAATGATGGAAACCTCATCTGATGGTGAGTGTCGTCTACGTGGTGACATGTCTGTTTCATCCAGTGTATGTAGGAACTAGCTGACACATTTCTTTGGAATGGGGTATTATGTGTacttgagagagaaaaaggttgATGTGTGATGCCTGTTGATTCGTGTTGTGATTTTTGATGCACACATGACAACCATTGGTTAATAGATCcatactataaaaaaaatttagaatTCAGGAAAAGTCCAGACCTGAGAGCTGCAGAGGTTATTCTGATACCCACTAACAGCACAATAGTGATTTGAatgcaatgtttttaatttatgctGCCCATCTCTTGCACTGCAGTTTCAGATGTGTAATaaacaatacaacaaaataaataactagAATTAATTGTTACTTTTGAAGAACTTTAAGGCCTTGTTTAATACTATTGTTCCCTCTCATCCTCGTGTTGCTTGCTTATGCAGTCCCCCAGGTCCCCCTGGAGGCAGGAGGCGGATGGGAAGAATAAACCATGGTGGAGGTCCCAATGCTCCACCAatgggtggaggaggatgaggaaggtgaGGATAAACCCCTTATTATCTTTTAATGTCGATTTGTGGAGTCTGATTGACAGAGTAATATTAGGGTTTACTCTTGTATCTAGCAGAAAACTGTACAAATGTTAACATTTCTAAACTGTTTAATTGACCCACCACTATTTGGACATGAATTGAAATACATCATTGCCTCTCTCTAGGTAAACGCCTACACGTCCAGTGTAGGCGCAGGGCTTGGCCTGTTCGTCTGCTGAGAACCTAAAGACATATGGTGACGTCACAGTGCTGAAGCCCCTCTTCATCGGCTGCCACTGCCACGAGCAGTTTCTTGACGCCTTTCTGGGAATTCCTACACGTAGGGGCCAGAATGGCCGatccagcagccagcagctccacttcctccccttTTCCTGGTTCTGTCCTTCCACAGTAGGCTCTGAGAAATGAGTATCAGTGAAGTCTCTGTTATGGTAATCCCTCCTGGGAATCGTTCATTTAGTTTGTCTATGTTTTGTAAccttttgtttaaataaaatatgcactGCTAGAACATGCTTCTTCCAAATTTGTCTTGTTCCATTATTGTCATGCTTGGTAATAACCCAGCTTGCCTCTAGCTGTTATCGGATAGAGCTGGGAGTAGGTATAAGAGCTGGACAATACTGAGATGGCATAAATTTCACTATATTCTTCATTATTGGtaataaataatagaatattAAATCTAAGAAGTAGGCAATTGTCTGAAAAATAAAGTGGACAATAGCAAAGTATTTGTCATGCTTTTAAGTCTACTGCAGCAGCGACATAATGCGTGTTGGACCTGAAAGCCTCGAGTTACTGTGAAGGTTTGTGAATGGAGGTCAGAGAGAGTCGACTTTGTGTTTAAATTCAATgttcataaataaaatgaaaaaggtgGATTTGTTTGTCCAAATCAAATGCAACTATCAAAGTGccacacatttatttacaaagtTCAAAAATTCCCAAACACATGGGCAAATCGCAGTAATATTTACAGAATACTAACAGGTAAACTCCCTTTCCTATTAAAGTCTGTtcaaacatcacacaacaaTCATAACCTCTTAATTTTTAATGCAAGAAGcagctaacaacaacaacaaaaattattGTTTGGTGTTAGCAGCGCTGTAACTGACAAATTGATGATATCAACACTTTCCCTTTATCCGCAGAGATTTTACATTGATTTTAACTTCCGCTTCTGTAAAAATGCTTCTTATTTGATCGTGTAATGGAGAGTTGTATCATTTCGACCCGCCAGGTTTTTCTGGTCGTTTGATTTTAGAACAAATTCGTACTTTTGCATGTCCATGATCAACTCCAGAAACACCTCTCTCCTTAGGAAAGATTCACCATGTGTGTCACCTTGTCTTTAAGGAGCATCTGAGTTAGATTCAAAgcaaaatgtgtttggtttCACCAGACGAAGGCAGCTCTCTCGCGGAGCATTCGGACACCAAAGCGCTGCCACTCCCTCTGGTGGATCCACATCTCCTGGGTGGTGTCCAGACACGCCAGCACTGATCCCCCCTTCCACGATATTAGACGAGGGTCCATGTCctacaaaacatcaacatcaacatcagagGAGCTATGTATGGCGTCATTATCTCTCGAGGACACCTTTTcacaacttttattaaacatGGTAATATAGAAAAAGTAGGGCCAATAGAAACCATGCTACTGCCAAGACAAATTCCAGGTTACCTTTGGCCGTGTGATAACTTCCACGTTGTCCACCAGCCTTCTGAAGGAGGGTGGCATCTTGTTGATAATGCGGTGTAGCAGGAACTCCTGAGCACCGGGAAACATGAGCCCCCCTCCCACTACCAGGATGGAGCTGTACATCTTGCGTTTGGTTTCATCtgatgctgtaaaaaaagaagaatgtatttttcattttgcttattgctatttcttttttcctgaacTAATTTCTGAGTACTGCAATTTTCCAATGGTCCTTTGGTCCTTTGTCCATCATGCTTTCTTAACTTTACCACCTagtttttctctccccatcaCCCTCCTGCCTTCCTTACCACAGCAGTCGATGCTATGCAGGATGGCTTTATCCAGGCCCAGTGCTTTGCTCTCAAACTGGTTCATGATTGCAGTCTTCCTGGAGAGGTGGGCAGACAGGGGCTCGTCTATGTCCCCTGCCCCCATCAGGAGCTCCCCCTGGGCAGGCCCAAGCTCCATCTCCCCCTGCATCCCTCCTCCACCGCCACCACTCCCACAGCCCCTAGGCAAGTCAGAGAGATCTCCAATGCCTCCTTGACTGCTCATCTCACCATCCAAAGCCCCACCTGGTCTGGAGATACCCTTACGGTCTCCAGCCGATTTGGAGGACTGTTGGAAAAAATGATGGAAAGATAAGAAAAAGGGACAAGAGGAAGATAGCATTTATCTGAAGAAATCCGAttgaatttaaattatgaaatgtgtgaatatctctgtgtgtgtgtgtgttacctggtcCTGTTTGCTCTGTGTAGCCAGCAGGTAGTGTTCATCGTGAGGGTCCTCCGCGTCACCCTGGGAACGGTACTGGAGTGAAGACATCTTTTGTCCTACGATGCCAAATGTGGTTGGGTAGAAAAGTCCCATGGGTGCCTAGTTTGAGAATAagcatacacatacatatgaaGAGCACTTGCAGTACAAAAGCTGGAGACAACATGAACACAGCATACCAGCAACAATCTGAAACCAGCTTAGGTTTCCTTCCTGTCTGAAGTATGTACCTGTAATTTCTCATCCCCTAGGCGAACCTGGTAGAGCAGAGCTGGGGATTCTGGGAAACGTGTCTGGAATTCATGGTCTTGTAGTCCTGATATGTCCTGTTAAGAATAAGCAGCAGAAAGACACCCTTTTAACTGCAGATTTCTCTCTTCAATTTATGAGAACAACTGTGGTCGTTTGACTACAA from Scophthalmus maximus strain ysfricsl-2021 chromosome 3, ASM2237912v1, whole genome shotgun sequence carries:
- the selenok gene encoding selenoprotein K, producing MVYVSNGQVLDSRSQSPWGLSLLVDLFWGAVEFIGLFFKTMIHPDLTKDGKSGSSSFTDGRGPPGPPGGRRRMGRINHGGGPNAPPMGGGGUGR